CTTTAACATACTCATCATAAAAACCAAATTTCTTAGCGAACAAAAACATTATCTCTTGATCTTCTTTACTTTCATAAATTGGTTTTATAATCTGATCTCTCCACTGAGCAGAGCGATTTGTAGCTGTGCAGTATCCTTCAGTTTCAAATTGAGTTGATGAAGGAAGTACATAAATACCATCTGGTCTATCAGTCATAATAGCAACTTCATTTAAAAATGGCTCAGCTATAACTAAAAGATCTATTTGATCAAGAGCGTCTGCTATCTTTGTAGTATGTGCCATAGATGCAATTCCTGTTCCTTGAACCCATAAAACTCTTAATCTACCACTTGAAAATGTGTCTTCACTTTCTAAAACACCTTGCCACCATTTGGCTAGCGAGTAACCTTTTTCATTTCTCCAATTTCTATCTTCAGGAGCTGTTGGATTGTGATAAAAATATTCGTTAAATAGTGTATTTTTAACAGGCTCACCTTTTTTATCTCTTGGCTCTTTTACTGAAACTGCAAAGCGTTTTATAAACTCATCATAATCTTGCCCCCAGCCTTTACAAAAATGCTTCCAAGCAGCATCACCTAGCCCATAATATGCTGGCAAACTATCTGCTAAACAGTTCATATCGGTTGAGCCTTGAACATTATCATGACCTCTTAGAATGTTACATCCTCCACCTGGCTTACCAACATTTCCAAGCACTAGCTGTAAAATAGCTAAAATTCTTGTATTTGCACTACCAACTGAGTGTTGAGTTATGCCAAGTGCCCATAAAAGTGTAGCTGGTTTTGTAGTAGCAAACATTCTTGTAAATGTTTCAAGCTCTTCTACTTTACAGCCTGTTACATTTGCGACCTCTTCTGGGTTCCATTTCTCAGCTTCGTCTCTTATTTGTTCCCAACCATATGCCCTTGTTCTAAGCATCTCTTTATCTTCCCAGCCATTTTTAAAGATTAGATGAAGCATTCCGTAAACAAATGCAATATCTGTTCCTGGTCTAATTCTTATATACATATCGGCTTTTGCTGCTGTTTTTGTGAAAATCGGATCAACAACGACTATCTTAGCACCATTTCTATCTCTAGCTTTTAAAGCGTGTTTCATACCACCAACTGGGTTTGCAACCGCTGCGTTTGATCCTATAAAAAGAATCATTTTTGAGTTTGTAGCCATATCATTGTTACTATTTGTCATAGCACCATAACCCCAAGTATTCGCCACACCGGCGACTGTTGCGCTATGTCAAATTCTTGCAACGTGGTCTATATTATTAGTACCCCAAAAAGCTGCAAATTTTCTAAAATAATAAGCTTGTTGGTTAGAAAATTTTGCTGAACCTAAAAACTCCACTGAGTCTGGTCCATCTTCAGCTCTAACTTCAAGCATTTTGTTACCGATCTCTTCAACTGCTGTCTCCCAGCTAATTCTCTCCCACTTTCCATTTACTTTTTTAAGCGGGTATTTAAGTCTCATCTTTGATTTAGTAAGATCGATTTGATCGATACCTTTACAGCAGTGACTTCCTTGATTCATC
The sequence above is a segment of the Campylobacter corcagiensis genome. Coding sequences within it:
- a CDS encoding formate dehydrogenase subunit alpha, coding for MSQSNIGRRSFLKLAALGAGATTAFGSNDTLRFATEAELKDPFPGSVMKRTICSICSAGCGILAEVDESSNTWIRQDWAADAPMNQGSHCCKGIDQIDLTKSKMRLKYPLKKVNGKWERISWETAVEEIGNKMLEVRAEDGPDSVEFLGSAKFSNQQAYYFRKFAAFWGTNNIDHVARIUHSATVAGVANTWGYGAMTNSNNDMATNSKMILFIGSNAAVANPVGGMKHALKARDRNGAKIVVVDPIFTKTAAKADMYIRIRPGTDIAFVYGMLHLIFKNGWEDKEMLRTRAYGWEQIRDEAEKWNPEEVANVTGCKVEELETFTRMFATTKPATLLWALGITQHSVGSANTRILAILQLVLGNVGKPGGGCNILRGHDNVQGSTDMNCLADSLPAYYGLGDAAWKHFCKGWGQDYDEFIKRFAVSVKEPRDKKGEPVKNTLFNEYFYHNPTAPEDRNWRNEKGYSLAKWWQGVLESEDTFSSGRLRVLWVQGTGIASMAHTTKIADALDQIDLLVIAEPFLNEVAIMTDRPDGIYVLPSSTQFETEGYCTATNRSAQWRDQIIKPIYESKEDQEIMFLFAKKFGFYDEYVKGMMMDVVDGEVKQVKNDFVWPDDATDEIARTTQSIGNNGRTAARLRKHQQNWEYFDKETLLGSGPVEGEYYGLPWPCWDEKHPGSPNLYDITKPYAEGGMGFRNRFGLEHNGVSQLADESITLPGSKVKGGHPQITKENIESVLGITLTDEERRVMGPSWSMDYSGLIAKKCREAGVVPYGNARARTIVWEFDDQIPKHREPIHSPRWDLVQKYPALGDQARNFRVPTRFISEQQAKDWSKEFPTIMSSMRLVNLSGAGMIERTSKYLAAITPEMFAHVNPKLAAKYGIKDNEFMWIHSPQGTKIKVKCYYSESVTPDRICLPYNFAGVMQGVDLSPRYPEGTKPYIIGESSNTITNYGFDPVTQIAEFNAGLCRLEKA